The genome window CACTTCAGcctttttaatacgcttttattagcttcacttgtatgtatgtatgtatgtatgtatgtatgtttgtaacttttttaagtggtactgaaacgtagaatatttgagcgacactgtaggaaggcgtatgtatgtatgtatgtatgtttgtaacttttttaagtggtactgaaacgtagaatatttgagagacactgtaggaaggcgacagtaagtttaagcagctcaccaaaaatatgcgacatctatataaaactagttttggcgacatttgagtagcatatgtatatactgaaatatacatatgtatatccttaaagaaagtatactttatatagatacatatacttacatatgtacatatatatatgtacatataagaaataatatcaaattaataatgcaaaacatgtgacttttaggtaataaaaaaattaatacttataataaaatttttgtagtaaaaaaaaattcagatactagttttcaaaatgcctccgagaagcaactgtagtagaaaactctttttttttaactttggctgtcacgtcgatgtgagctttttaaaaattgtcaccgaatctaatggcggagaatacgatttaagttatattcgtttatatttcacaatattggcaaatctcatagaagaaaaactaaaaaattaaaaataaatatagtttaaaaaaactaaaaaacacgcttttaaagcatatcaaaccaaaaagtgaaaaataattctttgtataaactaacaataataatgaaggaaaaattcctgcattattgtgagaaaagcgtggggtgctttgtgacatatttttcatatatcgagcattccacgttattttcacaataatgcaggaatttttccttcattattattgttagtttatacaaagaattatttttcactttttggtttgatatgctttaaaagcgtgttttttagtttttttaaactatatttatttgctaACGCCTTTTAGAGATCCACTTGTTGGCACATCGCAGCATACGTTTAACCAAAAGCATTCTTCGGCACGCAATGTCGTTGAGAGAACAATAGGGGTGCTAAAAAGCAGGTTTAGATGCTTAGCACGCCCTCTTCAATACCAACCAAAAAAGGTGGTACAAATAACAAATGTTTGCTGCGCGTTACATAATGTTTGCAAACACTACAAAGTACAGGAGTTATTTTCTGTTGACACTGAAGTCGAGAGAATGGAACCTGCAGTTGCTGAGGGAGTATTAAATGATGCCACACTGGATACTGAAGCCATAACATTAAGAGAGAATATAGCCACTCATCTTCATACAATTTCCTGAAAGTTTGAAGCACcgaagtaaataaaacaaactcaAATTTAAAGACACTTTTAAAAtgtcattaattttaatatcaatattaaagctaaaattaaaataattataaattcactaatttcaaaaaactcaaaacaattaattcaaaattgtacATGAATGTATTAAATACAGGTACGGTCATAAGGTAagttattattgtaaaaaacaTCGCTGTGTTTATACtctttaaaaaactataaaagaggAAATTATGGAGCTAATTACTGTTTGGTTTGCACTGGTATTTAGAATACATTTTCAGCTCAGCCAATTCATACtctttatatttcatttcattttctgaTTGTCGCAGCCGCTCCATTTCGAAATGGTGTCTTTTGTTCTCCTCAGTCAAGTCTTTTACTCTTTCACAAAGGCATTGAATGCTAGTGTTAATTTTCTTTGTGGCCTCAATATTTTCTTGCAACCCATCTACAATACTTTTCAAGGCACCTGTCTGCTCACCGATATTATTCCTTAAGTGGTCGGTTACCATAGGCTCACGTCTTCGGAATCGAGCAGAACTGCTTCTAGATGGGAGGTTGTCATCATCGCTGGAAATCTCTGGAGGCACATTGCAATTTTCAGAAGGGACACCAAAGTCTGCTGTGCTGGGAATACCTTCCACCACGGTATATATACCACATAATTGGGCTATTGTGTCTTCAGTTGGAGTGAGGATGTGCTTGTTGAATGGCCCTCCTCCTGTTGCCCTCGCTTCTAAGTTGttgtgtgcaacttttttccTTATGAAGGCCTTCCAATCCATCCAAAcctattgaaatattatttaaaatgaagaaaaattagctaaaatataaaaaaaaattacctttttcCAACCAGAAATATCTTTCTGTGTCCTTTCTGTCACCACCTCTTTCCATAGGGCATCAACTTTTACTTTGTCACCCTTAACAAAACCTCGAGCGATGTCTTTATGCGACTCCATGAAGTGGACAAGGATCGCTTCCTGCTCCGTATTCTTATGTTTACccctataaaaataatatttaactttaattgCTTGTtacagttttaaaacaaaatatttaaatctctATTTATTCCAATAATCAagcgtttttatttacttacatatttgcTCGCACCAAATTCACAATTTCGAACTGAAGTGAATGCTAACCGACATTTTTATTGTGAATTCGTTTTCCAGAACATGCGTATTCACTCGGAattcattttagaaaaaatgtggAATTGATATTGTGAAAGTGAAACACAGAACACCAAATGTCGGATTGAAAACGAATTTGCTAGATATTCACTCGGAAGTGAATTCCAGAACCTTCCTGATAACTACATACTTACCtctttttgtatacatactacTCGTATACTTACCTCTAGTCTAAACCGTTaggttaagatttaggctaactaGCGAACTATTGAAATAAAGAATGCTTTTGTATAAAAGACTATTACCGCGAACGGacgtttttctatttttaatcgGAATTATTTAACCCTGCTGTAAGGTTaagaccattttttttttgttttctttgtaacTTTGCAACGTTGATATATACTGTCTAAATTTTTCAGCTCAGGTGgtctttttataaaacaatattatGTGTAATTCTCTGACTTAAAACTGGACTaagataaattgaaaattacgaATCTTAGGTTAAGGGACCATTTGGTCCAtagtatattttctttgattttctttacattaattttccaaaaataagtatttattagtttgttcgatattttttggTACTACATGATGAGCAAAATGTTTTTGGGTTGGTTTTGCAAATAAACGCACTGCAAATGGAGCATTTTACATCAGACTTAGACTTGCAGCAACTACAAATTCCTCGCTTTCGATGTCCTGAACTAGAAGCATTTTTAGAGCAGGCCACTGGTGCTGTGGAAGGTGTTCGTATTTCTCTCAATAACTGCGCTGAAAATTGTTGTTGAGGTAATTTAGTGCGTTTCATCATATGTGGCTCAGCCAAAGAAAGTGCAAGTTGCCGCAAAAAATTTGGTCTCCTCCGATTCCGACAAGCTGGAGTCCATGAAACATCGATTtcggaaaaaattatgtacgcATTCAAAGCggatatatctaatatatttgcaaatacaaTGTTTGGCCATCGATTTGTTTGGCGTTTCGTCGTGTAGGAGCCAATCATTTGATCAGCAGTATCAACGCCACCTAAAGatatgaaacataaaaaattattggcagGCAAAAAACTATTTGTAGTAAACCTTTTGTTGAATTGTAATAAGAAACAATCTCTGGTTTTTTCTTCGGTCCACTCTCATCAACTTTATCTTTTTTGTGTATTGTACTAATCAATATAGTTGCTCTGTTTTTGTGACTGATGTATGATACTAATGTCGCAATGCCATTGAATGCAAATGTAGATTTGTACAATGGAAGATTCTTCACAGTAAGCAATTTCGGAGGAATGAAAGTTTTCTTTTTGCGAACCGTTCCCACATATGTAAGTTTTCTCTCATGAAGTTTTTTTACCAACTcaaatgtggaaaaaaaattgtcagcTGTTATATTTTGCCCTTTCAAATCGTCTGTCAAGTCCAATGCAACGCGTTCTCCTTGGTTCTTTTCGGGCTTAGCATTTCTAGGTTTACCAAGGTATGGTTGTATTTTCCATACGTAGCCGGACTTTGAGTCCACGGATAACCAAAACTTCAAACCATATTTTGCTGGTTTTGATGGCATAAACTGTCGAAAAGAACATCGCCCCCTGAATGCAACAAGTTGCTCATCAACCGTGACATTTTCATGGCAGTTGTAGAACATTGGAAGAAATTGTTGCCAACGGTCCCACAAGTCACGAATAGGAGCAAATTTATCGCTACTACGCGTTTGTTGTCGACTCAAAACATCATCGAAACGAAGCGCACTAGTAATCTTGTGGAAATGATTTTCAGACATAATTGATCGGAAAATTGGGCGACCAAATTTTGAATCAAATAAACCATGAACATCTTCATTTTTGCCGCTGTCATTGAGTAAGtttatattagtaaaatattttactaaaataagaaaaacaagaatGTACTCACCGACACAATATGTCATCATCAATATCGCCCCATTTGTCGTCGAACTTGACTCTGTCGTACTTATTAGTATTTTCtatcacaattttttctattggaggcggaaaaaacaacaaaaaagctgaGACAATGTCATGGCATCTGGACACTGCAAATCGAGTTGGTCCTGGTTGTGTTGAAATAATATTCTCAATCGCAGATCCAATATGCTGAGGTAATGGTGTGGCACTCCATACCATTTTGTTTTTAGCAATAAATAAGGAATCAACAGAGCCACTTGGAGTTAAGAGGGGTTCCGGTTCACTATCTGTTTCAGACTCATTTGTTTCATAATTCTCCGAATTATAATCAATATCGCAATCTGAGATATCCGATACACTTTCTGCACAGAGCACTTCTCGTATCTCGTCTTCATTCAAGTGCGCCATTTCATAAGTAAACATGTCCGAACTCTCGAAATCAACACACAAACTGAACAAATtcgcataaacattcgtgattcTACACAAAAAGCCAAAAGTGGGAATCCCgcaattattttttgcactAGCTATGTTgagcaaagaaaaatgtaaaacggGGGACCCCTCGCctagtttttattttaccagagttgagtaaataataaaataataatatttagcaagTATTGAACCAAACTAAATATAAAGACTAagattaaattgttattttgtatgaaaactgcAGTATGGACCAAATGGTCCTCTAACCTAAGAttcgtaagtttttttttacctaacagCAGGGTTAAAACCGAGATAGCACAGGCAATGTGCTTTTAGTTGTGCACCTCAGTGAGTCTAATTTCAACCTTAAtcttaaaaacgcttaagattttttcagacagcaaaaccgataaaattggtttccgtgacagccaaaaccgatacaaattctatttcgaatatcaaaccaataatgtctgtattcatgacacctacagctttttttgatcggtttcaattctgattccgacaactatcagattccacaacacccctgaatatTTGGTGATAAACTTTGTCTAAATCAATGATGCTAAAGtactgtgctttgcccaatttatCCAAAATCCCATCAATATTTGGCAGAGGGTATTTATCATCGCAAGTCAGTTGATTAAGTCTCCATTAACGTTTGTTTCTTCCAGTTCCTCAACCCAACTCATGGTATTAACTTCCATAGAGTAGACCTATTAAAATTCCTAGACCTATAATATCCACTGTTATTGTTAGTCCAGGTAATCCACGAGTACTGTCGAGCAAAATTACTTGTATTTTGTAGTCTGCTATTATGTTGACCCAATCCATTTGTCTGACCTCGAAAATTGAATGTGTTATCAGttctattattttgttgttgactTGCAGAATTAATCGTATGTATTGGCCTgtaattttgttaattgttaaaattattagcACATCTAGGCCTAAAACTTTGTTGGCctgtaaaattatttctattatttggcACATTGTTTTGCGCCCtataatcttaattttttctttggaacCTATTGAAATctaaatttttggattttttaaatgaagGATTTAAATTACCTTCGTCTTCGTGATAGCTGGGTCAATGAAATAGAGTTCCTTATTGCATAAGCACAAGTCCCTGATGTGATTTGCTTAATACGTTGAATAAGCATTCTTCAAAAAATGTCCTTCATCGTCCCCTCGTTTT of Bactrocera dorsalis isolate Fly_Bdor unplaced genomic scaffold, ASM2337382v1 BdCtg480, whole genome shotgun sequence contains these proteins:
- the LOC125780309 gene encoding piggyBac transposable element-derived protein 4-like, with translation MFTYEMAHLNEDEIREVLCAESVSDISDCDIDYNSENYETNESETDSEPEPLLTPSGSVDSLFIAKNKMVWSATPLPQHIGSAIENIISTQPGPTRFAVSRCHDIVSAFLLFFPPPIEKIVIENTNKYDRVKFDDKWGDIDDDILCRGKNEDVHGLFDSKFGRPIFRSIMSENHFHKITSALRFDDVLSRQQTRSSDKFAPIRDLWDRWQQFLPMFYNCHENVTVDEQLVAFRGRCSFRQFMPSKPAKYGLKFWLSVDSKSGYVWKIQPYLGKPRNAKPEKNQGERVALDLTDDLKGQNITADNFFSTFELVKKLHERKLTYVGTVRKKKTFIPPKLLTVKNLPLYKSTFAFNGIATLVSYISHKNRATILISTIHKKDKVDESGPKKKPEIVSYYNSTKGGVDTADQMIGSYTTKRQTNRWPNIVFANILDISALNAYIIFSEIDVSWTPACRNRRRPNFLRQLALSLAEPHMMKRTKLPQQQFSAQLLREIRTPSTAPVACSKNASSSGHRKRGICSCCKSKSDVKCSICSAFICKTNPKTFCSSCSTKKYRTN
- the LOC125780310 gene encoding uncharacterized protein LOC125780310, coding for MESHKDIARGFVKGDKVKVDALWKEVVTERTQKDISGWKKVWMDWKAFIRKKVAHNNLEARATGGGPFNKHILTPTEDTIAQLCGIYTVVEGIPSTADFGVPSENCNVPPEISSDDDNLPSRSSSARFRRREPMVTDHLRNNIGEQTGALKSIVDGLQENIEATKKINTSIQCLCERVKDLTEENKRHHFEMERLRQSENEMKYKEYELAELKMYSKYQCKPNSN